One window of Phycisphaeraceae bacterium genomic DNA carries:
- a CDS encoding sugar phosphate isomerase/epimerase, whose protein sequence is MIGRVAVCSWSLRAKSGAELAMLATSCGISHVQLALDPLRRGGEIHGPDGVQAANWGLEETLAALSEAGVGVVSGMMACKGEDYTSLETIEHTGGVRLDSTWADNLIAARENAAIAKRLGLKLVTFHAGYLPGSTNDPERRVLVDRINAIADCFAAVGAEVALETGQETAQTLIGVLEEINRPDLGVNFDPANMILYGKGEPIAAMKALEPWIRQVHIKDAKPTKVPGTWGEEVAGGTGAVDWAAFVEIVRGLTDASGRARTIDLVIEREGGDQRVKDIVGAREMIERLMR, encoded by the coding sequence ATGATTGGAAGAGTCGCAGTGTGTTCGTGGTCCCTGCGGGCCAAGTCCGGCGCGGAACTCGCAATGCTCGCCACGTCGTGCGGGATCTCGCACGTTCAGCTTGCGCTGGACCCCCTGCGTCGAGGGGGCGAGATTCATGGACCAGATGGGGTACAAGCCGCCAACTGGGGACTTGAGGAGACGCTTGCGGCGCTGTCGGAGGCCGGGGTCGGGGTTGTCTCCGGGATGATGGCGTGTAAGGGCGAGGATTACACCTCGCTGGAGACGATCGAGCACACGGGGGGTGTGCGTCTGGATTCGACGTGGGCGGACAATCTGATTGCCGCGAGAGAGAATGCCGCGATCGCGAAGCGGCTGGGGCTGAAACTGGTGACGTTCCACGCGGGGTATCTGCCGGGGTCGACGAACGACCCGGAGCGGCGGGTGCTGGTTGACCGGATCAATGCGATTGCGGATTGCTTCGCGGCGGTGGGCGCCGAGGTCGCGCTCGAGACGGGGCAGGAGACAGCGCAGACGCTGATCGGCGTGCTTGAAGAGATCAACCGGCCGGACCTGGGTGTGAACTTTGACCCGGCGAACATGATCCTGTATGGGAAGGGTGAGCCGATCGCGGCAATGAAGGCCCTTGAGCCGTGGATCCGGCAGGTTCACATCAAGGATGCGAAGCCGACGAAGGTGCCTGGGACGTGGGGCGAGGAGGTCGCGGGGGGCACGGGGGCGGTGGACTGGGCCGCGTTTGTCGAGATCGTGCGCGGGCTGACCGATGCTTCGGGAAGGGCGCGGACGATCGATCTGGTGATCGAGCGCGAGGGGGGCGATCAGCGCGTGAAGGACATTGTGGGGGCGCGGGAGATGATTGAGCGACTTATGCGGTGA
- a CDS encoding PIN domain-containing protein: MTIVDAGPLLALVNSRDRDHKICSQATERIRDGLVTTWPVFTEAMHMVGERLSRSGSRWRGQDLLWQLVRTGDLQIHEIGLNCSDRMYDLMKKYRDLPMDLGDASLVVLAEEVGTQRIFTLDAHFRVYRVNGRKAFRVIPAEI; the protein is encoded by the coding sequence GTGACCATTGTCGATGCTGGTCCGCTGCTTGCTCTCGTCAACTCGCGAGACCGAGACCACAAGATCTGTTCTCAGGCCACTGAGCGCATCCGCGATGGGCTCGTCACAACGTGGCCGGTCTTCACCGAGGCGATGCACATGGTCGGCGAGCGGCTCTCTCGGTCGGGTTCCCGCTGGCGAGGGCAGGATCTGCTCTGGCAACTTGTGCGAACGGGCGACCTCCAGATCCACGAGATCGGACTGAACTGTTCGGACAGGATGTACGACCTCATGAAGAAGTATCGCGATCTCCCGATGGACCTGGGCGACGCGTCACTCGTCGTTCTCGCCGAGGAGGTCGGCACGCAGAGGATCTTCACGCTCGATGCGCACTTTCGCGTCTATCGCGTGAATGGGAGAAAGGCGTTTCGGGTCATTCCCGCTGAGATCTAG
- a CDS encoding FAD:protein FMN transferase, with protein MIHRAACFAMGTRFELVLDDDDPSRLGPIADHVLEEITHWHNRLSLFRRDSFLSYINANALNAAIPLEPELFELFSICREVHRNSDGAFDPAIAPLMTALGLHDGAILPADDQSGDHATHGDPAWGQSLGPRGMAAVELDCDRRTIRFHSPGVVLDLGAIAKGFAIDMAASHLREFGIERALVHGGTSSIVAIGSPPEADGWRIAMGSDADSPVITLCDGALSFSSPSGRSVETPDGSRRTTHIIDPRVGAPADQGVFAAAVASALTGNAVDPWPAARCEAWSTALVVLGSRPESMPETLTSAMARGSNPPRQWSIVGPHRPYITHTIPPGPSVSQGSRC; from the coding sequence ATGATCCACAGGGCGGCGTGCTTCGCGATGGGGACTCGTTTCGAGCTCGTGCTCGACGACGATGATCCCTCGCGCCTCGGGCCGATCGCAGACCACGTCCTCGAAGAGATCACCCACTGGCACAACCGGCTCTCCCTCTTCAGGCGAGACTCATTTCTTTCCTATATCAACGCTAACGCATTGAACGCCGCGATCCCTCTCGAACCGGAACTCTTCGAACTCTTCTCGATCTGCCGCGAGGTGCACCGCAATTCAGACGGTGCCTTCGATCCCGCCATCGCCCCGCTCATGACAGCCCTCGGGCTGCACGACGGCGCAATACTCCCGGCCGACGACCAATCCGGCGATCACGCAACCCACGGTGATCCCGCGTGGGGCCAGTCGCTCGGGCCACGCGGCATGGCCGCCGTCGAACTCGACTGCGACCGCCGCACAATCAGGTTCCACTCCCCCGGCGTCGTCCTCGACCTCGGAGCCATCGCCAAGGGCTTCGCCATCGACATGGCCGCGTCACATCTGCGAGAGTTCGGTATCGAGCGAGCCCTCGTCCACGGCGGAACCAGCAGCATCGTCGCCATCGGCTCCCCCCCGGAAGCCGATGGGTGGCGCATCGCCATGGGATCAGATGCAGACTCGCCCGTCATCACGCTCTGTGATGGTGCCCTCTCCTTCTCGTCCCCGTCAGGACGCTCCGTCGAAACACCCGACGGATCACGCCGCACCACCCACATCATCGATCCACGCGTCGGCGCGCCCGCCGATCAGGGCGTCTTCGCCGCCGCCGTTGCGTCGGCGCTCACGGGCAACGCGGTCGATCCCTGGCCCGCGGCACGCTGCGAGGCGTGGTCCACCGCTCTCGTCGTCCTCGGCTCACGCCCCGAGAGCATGCCCGAAACCCTCACGAGCGCGATGGCACGCGGCTCCAATCCCCCTCGCCAATGGTCGATTGTCGGACCTCACCGTCCGTACATTACACACACAATTCCGCCGGGCCCCTCGGTCTCACAGGGCTCGCGCTGCTAG
- a CDS encoding sugar phosphate isomerase/epimerase produces MPRPVTLFTGQWADLKLEEMAALAAEMGYDGLELACWGDHFDVERAVSEDGYCRGRWDILEKHGLTCFAISNHLVGQAVCDPIDERHKLILPPRVWGDGKPEGVRQRAAEEMKKTAHAAAKLGVKVVNGFTGSSVWHKLYFFPPTGQPEIDAGFKDFADRWNPILDEFDRAGVRFGLEVHPTEIAYDIHTARRAVEAVKGRAAFGFNFDPSHLVWQGIDPVKFIDAFQDRIYHVHVKDAIRTLDGETSILASHLSFGDHRRGWDFRSPGRGEVDFEEITRALNRARYTGPLSVEWEDCGMDRVHGASEAVEFVRGMDFSPSGLAFDKAFEKE; encoded by the coding sequence ATGCCTCGACCCGTCACGCTGTTCACCGGCCAGTGGGCCGATCTGAAACTGGAAGAGATGGCCGCGCTGGCGGCGGAGATGGGGTATGACGGGCTGGAGCTGGCGTGCTGGGGGGACCACTTTGATGTGGAGAGGGCGGTGTCGGAGGATGGGTATTGCCGCGGGAGATGGGACATTTTGGAGAAGCACGGTTTGACGTGCTTTGCGATCAGCAATCACCTTGTGGGGCAGGCCGTGTGTGATCCGATCGACGAGCGGCACAAGTTGATTCTGCCGCCGAGGGTGTGGGGGGATGGGAAGCCGGAGGGTGTGCGTCAGCGTGCGGCGGAGGAGATGAAGAAGACGGCGCACGCGGCCGCGAAGCTGGGCGTGAAGGTGGTGAACGGGTTTACGGGGTCGTCGGTGTGGCACAAGTTGTACTTTTTCCCGCCGACGGGGCAGCCGGAGATCGACGCGGGGTTCAAGGACTTTGCGGATCGGTGGAACCCGATCCTGGATGAGTTTGATCGCGCGGGCGTGCGGTTCGGGCTGGAGGTGCACCCGACGGAGATCGCGTACGACATCCACACGGCGCGCCGGGCGGTGGAAGCGGTGAAGGGGCGGGCGGCGTTCGGCTTCAACTTTGATCCATCGCACCTGGTGTGGCAGGGGATTGATCCGGTGAAGTTCATCGATGCGTTCCAAGATCGGATCTATCACGTGCATGTGAAGGATGCGATACGGACGCTGGACGGGGAGACGTCGATCCTGGCGTCGCATCTGTCGTTCGGCGATCACCGGCGCGGGTGGGATTTCCGGTCGCCGGGACGGGGCGAGGTGGACTTTGAGGAGATCACGCGGGCTCTGAATCGCGCGCGGTACACGGGTCCGCTGTCGGTGGAGTGGGAGGACTGCGGGATGGACCGCGTGCACGGGGCGAGCGAGGCGGTGGAGTTCGTGCGGGGGATGGATTTTTCGCCGAGCGGGTTGGCGTTTGATAAGGCGTTTGAGAAGGAGTGA
- a CDS encoding MFS transporter: protein MNIPPAPGFPPPAAQGAIGARLSVMMFLQFFVWGAWYVSQTGFMLDKGMGGLISWAYTVGPIAAIVSPFFLGMIADKFFPTQRVLAALHVLGGVVMLLVPQSAAAFVDSKTSGAAYLQPYILLLLLHMLCYMPTLGLTTSLALTHMTKPERQFPMIRVWGTIGWIVGNIVVGGNLKTWGLDVEWIASGDKSPMQFYVTGAAGILLGIFSLSLPHTPPPLKGTKSSVRQILGLDALALFAKPSYLVFLIASFLLCIPLAGYYNQARNFVEATGFTNATMTMSYGQMSEIFFMLIMPLCFARLGAKWMLAVGMLAWVVRYGLFAGAWGGAGSDDVKWMVLGGILLHGICYDFFFVTGMVFVEKSAPPHIRGQAQGFLVLLTQGLGMLIGAQAFGWLVNKHTSVVGQGTPEQATIVAWDKIWMAPCIMAAVILVAFVVLFRPSKATTTEHA, encoded by the coding sequence ATGAACATCCCCCCGGCCCCCGGCTTCCCCCCACCCGCAGCCCAAGGCGCGATCGGCGCCCGCCTCTCCGTCATGATGTTCCTTCAGTTCTTTGTCTGGGGTGCCTGGTATGTCTCGCAGACGGGCTTCATGCTCGACAAGGGGATGGGAGGCCTGATTTCCTGGGCATACACCGTCGGACCGATCGCGGCAATCGTCTCGCCCTTCTTCCTCGGCATGATCGCCGACAAGTTCTTCCCGACGCAGCGAGTCCTCGCCGCGCTCCACGTTCTCGGTGGCGTCGTCATGCTGCTGGTGCCCCAGTCCGCCGCGGCCTTCGTCGATTCCAAGACCTCGGGAGCCGCCTACCTCCAGCCCTACATCCTGCTGCTCCTCCTTCACATGCTCTGCTACATGCCGACGCTCGGCCTCACAACAAGTCTTGCGCTCACGCACATGACCAAGCCCGAGCGCCAGTTCCCCATGATCCGCGTCTGGGGCACAATTGGCTGGATCGTCGGAAACATCGTCGTGGGCGGCAATCTGAAGACGTGGGGGCTTGATGTCGAGTGGATTGCCAGCGGCGACAAGTCGCCGATGCAGTTCTACGTCACCGGCGCCGCCGGCATCCTGCTCGGAATCTTCAGTCTCTCATTGCCCCACACACCGCCGCCGCTCAAGGGCACAAAGTCGTCCGTCCGCCAGATCCTCGGGCTCGATGCCTTGGCGCTCTTCGCCAAGCCGTCGTACCTCGTCTTCCTGATCGCGTCGTTCCTGCTCTGCATCCCGCTCGCGGGGTACTACAACCAGGCCCGCAACTTCGTTGAGGCCACGGGCTTCACCAACGCGACGATGACGATGTCGTACGGCCAGATGTCAGAGATCTTCTTCATGCTCATCATGCCGCTCTGCTTCGCCCGCCTCGGCGCAAAGTGGATGCTCGCCGTCGGCATGCTCGCGTGGGTCGTCCGCTATGGGCTGTTCGCCGGTGCGTGGGGCGGCGCGGGCTCCGACGACGTTAAGTGGATGGTCCTCGGCGGCATCCTCCTCCACGGCATCTGCTACGACTTCTTCTTTGTGACCGGAATGGTCTTCGTCGAGAAGTCGGCGCCGCCACACATCCGAGGCCAGGCCCAAGGATTTCTCGTCCTTCTCACGCAGGGCCTCGGCATGCTGATCGGTGCGCAGGCGTTCGGCTGGCTCGTGAACAAGCACACGTCGGTCGTCGGACAGGGCACGCCCGAGCAAGCAACCATTGTCGCATGGGACAAGATCTGGATGGCGCCATGCATCATGGCCGCCGTAATTCTCGTGGCCTTTGTTGTGCTCTTCCGTCCGTCGAAAGCGACAACCACAGAGCACGCGTAG
- a CDS encoding Gfo/Idh/MocA family oxidoreductase has product MRGSNSHLNGAGNTRRDFLVKTAALAGAGALLAGAAKKPSVYAPSSSIKAAKRVPVPDGQPIRLGVIGTGGMGTGHCDAIIKLSKDGRTNVQIVAVCDVCDSHMARAKKLCEEKQPGVKVDTYRKHEDLLAREDIHAVLIASPEHWHAQHAIDAITAGKDVYLEKPMTLRLDEALALREYSLKHPDVILQIGTQMMQLPRYHEARKLIRSGEIGHPTLAQTSYCRSSKDGEWNYYGIDKNWKPGENLDWDRWCGPLGSREWDPKIFARWRRYRDFSTGIIGDLLVHVVTPLLLALDSPWPTRVVASGSHIIDKAMENHDLTNLVITMENGTQMIVAGSTCNEVGLETMIRGYKANLYLGSVNCQVRPERLFVDEVEGRTIECENIGNDQDVHRVAFFDCVRTRNEPPAGVDLSTKVMVIVDLATRSMWEGKAFSFDPKTMTASPA; this is encoded by the coding sequence ATGCGCGGCTCGAACTCTCATCTCAACGGTGCCGGCAATACCCGGCGCGACTTTCTCGTCAAGACCGCTGCTCTCGCGGGTGCGGGCGCGCTGCTCGCAGGTGCCGCGAAGAAGCCATCTGTCTACGCCCCGTCATCCTCGATCAAGGCCGCCAAGCGCGTCCCCGTTCCCGACGGCCAGCCGATCCGCCTCGGCGTGATCGGCACGGGCGGCATGGGCACCGGCCACTGCGATGCGATCATCAAACTCTCAAAGGACGGACGCACCAACGTTCAGATCGTCGCCGTCTGCGATGTCTGCGACTCGCACATGGCCAGAGCCAAGAAGCTCTGCGAAGAGAAGCAGCCGGGCGTCAAGGTCGATACCTACCGCAAGCACGAGGATCTCCTCGCCCGAGAGGACATCCACGCAGTGCTCATCGCAAGCCCCGAGCACTGGCACGCGCAGCACGCCATCGACGCCATCACCGCAGGCAAAGACGTCTACCTCGAAAAGCCCATGACACTCCGCCTCGATGAGGCGCTCGCCCTCCGCGAATACTCCCTCAAGCACCCCGACGTCATCCTCCAGATCGGCACGCAGATGATGCAGCTCCCGCGCTACCACGAAGCCAGGAAGCTCATCCGCTCCGGCGAGATCGGACACCCCACCCTCGCGCAGACCAGCTACTGCCGCTCCTCCAAGGACGGCGAGTGGAACTACTACGGCATCGACAAGAACTGGAAGCCCGGCGAAAATCTCGACTGGGACCGCTGGTGCGGCCCGCTCGGCTCACGCGAGTGGGATCCCAAGATCTTCGCACGCTGGCGCCGCTACCGCGACTTCTCCACAGGCATCATCGGCGACCTCCTCGTCCACGTCGTCACGCCCCTCCTCCTCGCGCTCGACTCCCCGTGGCCCACACGCGTCGTCGCAAGTGGATCACACATCATCGACAAGGCCATGGAGAACCACGATCTCACCAATCTCGTCATCACCATGGAGAACGGCACACAGATGATCGTCGCCGGCTCCACCTGCAACGAGGTCGGACTCGAAACCATGATCCGCGGCTACAAAGCCAACCTCTACCTCGGCAGCGTCAACTGCCAGGTCCGCCCGGAGCGACTCTTCGTCGATGAGGTCGAGGGCAGAACGATCGAATGCGAGAACATCGGCAACGACCAGGATGTCCATCGCGTCGCCTTCTTCGACTGTGTCCGCACCAGGAACGAGCCCCCCGCGGGCGTCGATCTCTCAACCAAGGTGATGGTCATCGTTGACCTCGCCACCCGTTCCATGTGGGAGGGCAAGGCCTTCTCGTTCGATCCCAAGACGATGACGGCCTCGCCGGCGTGA
- a CDS encoding Gfo/Idh/MocA family oxidoreductase encodes MLGTDFAHLSGGSPSNGRRQFIKTAGATGVAILALTPEWSFARGLAADPINVAVIGAGRHARAILDELSKFENAKVTAICDIVPSRLSAALRRVQGATGYADHKDLLAKATDVTVVFVVTPTHTHKEISLDAIAAGKHVFIEAPMAHTIEDCAEIARAARSSSKVVHVGLYARSNPIYKLARTFFRSDSVRDLVTMRAQSNRKNEWRVPVSDPKDDRALNWRLDPEVSIGLPGEFGCHQVDVFNWYLGKYPVSVSGTGSIRLHKDGRKVPDTTHATFLFEDGARLDWSATLANSYEGQYEVLYGTNAAIKLAWTAAWMFKEADAPTQGWEVYANRQRFHNDEGITLIADATKLASQGKLKEGVGLPNPPVYYAIGDFIDAIANAKPAVVSADEGLRATAISILANKAVLDGSRIDISPDSLKV; translated from the coding sequence ATGTTGGGAACCGACTTTGCACATCTCTCCGGCGGCTCGCCCTCCAACGGCCGTCGCCAGTTCATCAAGACCGCCGGAGCAACCGGCGTCGCCATCCTCGCCCTCACCCCCGAGTGGTCGTTCGCTCGAGGGCTCGCGGCCGACCCGATCAACGTCGCCGTCATCGGCGCGGGCCGCCACGCCCGGGCGATCCTCGACGAGCTCTCCAAGTTCGAGAACGCAAAGGTCACCGCGATCTGCGACATCGTCCCCTCGCGCCTCTCCGCCGCGCTCCGCCGCGTGCAGGGCGCAACCGGCTACGCCGATCACAAAGACCTCCTCGCCAAGGCGACCGATGTCACCGTCGTCTTCGTCGTCACGCCGACACACACGCACAAAGAGATCTCGCTCGACGCCATCGCAGCAGGGAAGCACGTCTTCATCGAAGCACCCATGGCCCACACGATCGAGGACTGCGCCGAGATCGCGCGGGCCGCACGCTCCTCGAGCAAGGTCGTCCACGTCGGCCTCTACGCCAGGTCAAACCCCATCTACAAACTCGCCAGGACCTTCTTCCGCTCAGACTCGGTCCGCGACCTCGTGACCATGCGCGCCCAGAGCAACCGCAAGAACGAATGGCGCGTCCCCGTCAGCGATCCCAAAGACGATCGCGCCCTCAACTGGCGCCTCGACCCCGAGGTCTCCATCGGGCTCCCCGGCGAGTTCGGCTGCCATCAGGTCGATGTCTTCAACTGGTATCTCGGCAAGTATCCGGTCTCCGTCTCCGGCACCGGCTCCATCCGACTCCACAAGGATGGACGCAAGGTCCCCGACACCACACACGCGACATTCCTCTTCGAAGACGGTGCGCGGCTGGACTGGTCCGCAACCCTCGCAAACTCATACGAGGGCCAGTACGAGGTCCTCTACGGCACAAACGCCGCCATCAAACTCGCCTGGACCGCCGCGTGGATGTTCAAAGAAGCCGACGCCCCCACCCAGGGGTGGGAGGTCTACGCCAATCGCCAGCGCTTCCACAACGACGAGGGCATCACCCTCATCGCCGATGCCACCAAACTCGCCTCACAGGGCAAACTGAAAGAAGGCGTCGGACTCCCCAACCCGCCCGTCTACTACGCAATCGGCGACTTCATCGACGCCATCGCCAACGCAAAGCCCGCCGTCGTCTCCGCCGATGAAGGCCTCCGCGCAACCGCCATCTCAATCCTCGCAAACAAGGCGGTCCTCGACGGCTCTCGCATCGACATCTCGCCCGATTCTCTCAAAGTCTGA